A stretch of the Odontesthes bonariensis isolate fOdoBon6 chromosome 5, fOdoBon6.hap1, whole genome shotgun sequence genome encodes the following:
- the hint3 gene encoding adenosine 5'-monophosphoramidase HINT3 isoform X2, with product MAGVQATQSVQEPQVDISKTSPVPAEGYDKKCIFCKIVNNELGTELLHSDEEVSCFRDIKPGAPHHYLVVPTKHVGNCKSLRKDHVPLVKRMIDLGKEILQRNNVTDLADVRFGFHWPPFCSVAHLHLHVLAPASQMGLMSRLFYRLNSYWQTS from the exons ATGGCTGGAGTCCAGGCTACACAATCAGTCCAGGAGCCTCAGGTTGATATTTCAAAAACCAGCCCCGTGCCAGCTGAGGGATATGACAAGAAGTGTATTTTCTGCAAGATCGTGAACAATGAATTGGGCACAGAGCTTCTTCACAGC GATGAAGAGGTCTCATGTTTCAGAGATATTAAACCAGGAGCTCCACATCATTACCTGGTTGTCCCAACAAAGCATGTTGGGAACTGTAAATCACTCAGGAAAGATCACGTGCCTCTGG TGAAGCGGATGATCGACTTAGGGAAGGAGATCCTGCAAAGAAACAATGTAACAGATCTCGCTGATGTCAG GTTTGGTTTCCATTGGCCCCCATTTTGTTCTGTCGCACACCTACACCTTCATGTTCTTGCACCTGCCAGTCAAATGGGCCTCATGTCCCGCCTCTTCTACAGACTTAACTCCTATTG GCAGACCAGCTGA
- the LOC142380695 gene encoding nuclear receptor coactivator 7-like → MKFMSENIKVLYFASNCVEPYVEIITVKDSKRRLSLCSSEDSEPEEQEYQEVDDALPELSSQSQLLDDGHLQRLAAHMPPRTQGYPWHLVYSTAIHGSSLKTLYRNMADLDSPVLLVIKDMHKKVFGAFSSDPFRVSKYCYGTGETFLFSFNPDFQQYRWSGENSYFVSGNLESLQIGGGRGGFALWLDADLYRGSSFSCPTFQNAPLSTHEDFIIEDIEVWTVQN, encoded by the exons ATGAAGTTCATGTCAGAAAATATTAAGGTGCTTTATTTTGCCAGCAACTGTGTGGAGCCCTATGTTGAG ATTATCACAGTGAAGGACTCCAAGCGTCGCCTCAGTCTCTGCAGTTCAGAAGACTCTGAGCCGGAGGAGCAAGAGTATCAGGAGGTTGATGATGCTCTCCCTGAGCTGAGCAGCCAGAGCCAGCTGTTAGATGACGGCCACCTGCAGAGA CTCGCTGCTCACATGCCACCAAGGACCCAAGGTTATCCGTGGCATCTGGTCTACAGCACAGCTATCCATGGGAGCAGCCTGAAGACTCTCTACAGAAATATGGCTGATctggacagccctgtgctgctgGTCATCAAAGACATGCACAAAAAG GTGTTTGGGGCTTTTTCGTCTGATCCATTCAGAGTCAGTAAATACTGCTATGGTACCGGGGAGACCTTCCTGTTCAGCTTCAACCCTGACTTCCAG CAATACAGGTGGAGTGGGGAGAACTCGTACTTTGTGAGCGGCAACTTAGAATCTCTGCAGATTGGTGGAGGACG GGGTGGCTTCGCTCTGTGGCTGGATGCTGATCTGTACCGTGGTTCAAGCTTTTCCTGCCCTACCTTTCAAAATGCACCTCTGTCCACACATGAAGACTTTATTATTGAAGACATTGAAGTCTGGACTGTGCAGAACTGA
- the hint3 gene encoding adenosine 5'-monophosphoramidase HINT3 isoform X1 has protein sequence MAGVQATQSVQEPQVDISKTSPVPAEGYDKKCIFCKIVNNELGTELLHSDEEVSCFRDIKPGAPHHYLVVPTKHVGNCKSLRKDHVPLVKRMIDLGKEILQRNNVTDLADVRFGFHWPPFCSVAHLHLHVLAPASQMGLMSRLFYRLNSYWFVTADQLIETLNSKEDSN, from the exons ATGGCTGGAGTCCAGGCTACACAATCAGTCCAGGAGCCTCAGGTTGATATTTCAAAAACCAGCCCCGTGCCAGCTGAGGGATATGACAAGAAGTGTATTTTCTGCAAGATCGTGAACAATGAATTGGGCACAGAGCTTCTTCACAGC GATGAAGAGGTCTCATGTTTCAGAGATATTAAACCAGGAGCTCCACATCATTACCTGGTTGTCCCAACAAAGCATGTTGGGAACTGTAAATCACTCAGGAAAGATCACGTGCCTCTGG TGAAGCGGATGATCGACTTAGGGAAGGAGATCCTGCAAAGAAACAATGTAACAGATCTCGCTGATGTCAG GTTTGGTTTCCATTGGCCCCCATTTTGTTCTGTCGCACACCTACACCTTCATGTTCTTGCACCTGCCAGTCAAATGGGCCTCATGTCCCGCCTCTTCTACAGACTTAACTCCTATTGGTTTGTCACT GCAGACCAGCTGATTGAAACTCTAAACTCTAAAGAAGACTCAAACTGA
- the LOC142379775 gene encoding actin-binding Rho-activating protein, with protein MGTNSQSTTTSETEGDVHSPARCNDDTAVCIVSVKGLKDNWQKWSSEHQQYQKNNPFSNDTRPSVAAPQRGRDDYGRPAQGSLTEQRGKDAHTHISREVQELCEVIRNIGELKEKDLDGGGSDGKVITVEFGKLFEHYVTISNKLVGILLRARKQRLVDFEGEMLWQGKDDQAVITLLL; from the coding sequence CAGTGAAACCGAGGGTGATGTCCACTCTCCTGCTCGGTGTAACGATGACACTGCAGTGTGCATTGTTTCTGTGAAAGGCCTGAAAGACAACTGGCAGAAGTGGTCCAGCGAGCACCAGCAGTACCAGAAAAACAACCCCTTCAGCAACGACACCAGGCCGAGTGTGGCGGCCCCTCAGAGGGGACGGGATGATTACGGACGACCCGCGCAGGGCTCCCTGACAGAGCAGCGTGGGAAggatgctcacacacacatcagcagAGAAGTTCAGGAGCTGTGCGAGGTGATAAGGAACATTGGAGAGTTGAAAGAGAAAGATCTGGATGGAGGTGGCAGCGATGGGAAAGTGATCACTGTAGAATTTGGGAAGCTGTTTGAGCACTATGTGACTATCTCTAATAAACTGGTGGGAATACTTTTACGGGCCAGGAAGCAGAGGCTGGTCGACTTTGAAGGGGAGATGCTGTGGCAGGGGAAGGATGATCAGGCAGTTATCACTTTGCTGCTGTGA